The Caldicellulosiruptor changbaiensis genome has a segment encoding these proteins:
- a CDS encoding ABC transporter permease — MNGFSIRRFVAIAKKEFIQIKRDKASFVLAFVAPFIMLMLFGYAVKMDVENVSIGILDMAKTQESRELIRKLQNTRYFKPTFFAQNQVEIESSLDSGKIKAALIIPSDFTKLLKQNKSPEVLFIVDGTDPTIAKTVFSSGILTMQNFAQKNYFVKPIVDVRTRVKYNPSMKSELFTIPGLMGLIMQNITIILTAFAIVREREKGTMEQLIVTPIKSIELILGKLVPYTFLGLGDFLVALLFGILWFKVPVRGNILLLFILGMEFVICALVIGMLISSVSKTQLQAMQLALLFLLPSVLLSGFMFPREAMPAVIRFVGNFVPLTYFLIILRGIVLKGVGIEYLWDEVLVLIFLGLVLLFISIKRFSKRLD; from the coding sequence ATGAATGGTTTCTCAATAAGAAGATTTGTTGCCATTGCGAAAAAGGAGTTTATTCAAATTAAAAGAGATAAGGCAAGTTTTGTTTTAGCATTTGTGGCACCATTTATTATGCTTATGCTCTTTGGCTATGCTGTCAAGATGGATGTCGAAAATGTGAGCATAGGAATACTTGACATGGCAAAGACACAAGAGAGTAGAGAACTTATAAGAAAGCTTCAGAACACAAGGTATTTTAAGCCAACCTTTTTTGCACAAAATCAGGTAGAGATAGAAAGTAGTCTTGACAGTGGAAAAATCAAAGCAGCTTTGATTATCCCTTCTGACTTTACAAAACTTCTTAAACAAAACAAAAGTCCTGAGGTACTTTTCATAGTAGATGGGACAGACCCCACAATTGCAAAGACAGTATTTTCAAGCGGTATTTTGACAATGCAAAACTTTGCACAGAAAAACTATTTTGTAAAACCTATTGTTGATGTCAGAACACGTGTAAAATACAATCCTTCTATGAAAAGCGAACTTTTTACAATCCCTGGTCTTATGGGACTTATTATGCAAAATATAACCATAATACTTACAGCCTTCGCAATTGTAAGAGAAAGAGAAAAAGGTACAATGGAACAGTTAATAGTAACTCCAATAAAATCTATCGAGCTAATTTTAGGGAAACTTGTTCCTTATACATTTCTTGGACTGGGTGACTTTTTAGTTGCGCTCCTGTTTGGAATACTATGGTTTAAGGTACCTGTGAGAGGCAATATTCTTTTGCTGTTTATCTTGGGGATGGAATTTGTCATTTGTGCGCTCGTGATAGGAATGCTCATATCTTCTGTCTCGAAAACACAGCTTCAGGCAATGCAGCTTGCACTTTTGTTTTTGTTGCCAAGTGTGCTGCTTTCAGGTTTTATGTTCCCCCGCGAAGCAATGCCAGCTGTGATAAGGTTTGTAGGTAATTTTGTTCCTCTTACTTACTTTTTGATAATATTAAGAGGCATTGTTCTCAAAGGTGTCGGGATAGAATATCTGTGGGATGAGGTCTTGGTGTTGATATTTTTAGGGCTTGTACTTCTTTTTATTTCAATAAAGAGATTTTCAAAGAGGCTTGACTGA
- a CDS encoding Ig-like domain-containing protein yields the protein MKGKILGNKIIFRGSTLNVQSSKEDIDLIYRETDIIFDQIRNEYECNIEHKISFTIVDKFGKPVPNVICSISVTGNATAPSSVTTNSDGRATIVISDSMNESITLTIRLMVVLKMTLLGGKRTEMGEQQLGLAL from the coding sequence TTGAAAGGAAAGATACTGGGAAATAAAATAATTTTTAGAGGAAGTACTTTAAATGTACAGAGTAGCAAAGAGGATATAGATTTAATTTACAGAGAAACAGATATAATTTTTGATCAAATTCGAAATGAATATGAATGCAATATTGAACATAAAATATCATTTACGATAGTGGACAAGTTTGGCAAACCAGTACCGAATGTTATCTGTTCAATAAGTGTTACAGGCAATGCAACTGCACCAAGTTCTGTTACGACCAATAGTGATGGAAGAGCAACTATTGTTATTTCGGATAGTATGAATGAATCAATTACGCTAACAATAAGATTAATGGTAGTTTTGAAAATGACCTTATTGGGTGGCAAACGGACGGAGATGGGAGAGCAACAACTGGGCTTGGCTTTGTAA
- a CDS encoding SPASM domain-containing protein, producing the protein MELKKAGLSHLSVSIDEFHLKFVPVDNIKRILKVARQIDLPVFLGSVVTKTSKRLSAISELLGDDLLGFPIVEVPCLPVGRAKEKIKSDSFLYSSQLPAKKCRNMDTIVILPDGSVYPCCSQAGMTSPLLLGSIYNSFLKDILKNCQRNLFCNILLTKGPIWFYNVLKNEFNITELRDKYVDICDICNYILDNNKYVKLLKEHLSKNKLSSEL; encoded by the coding sequence ATGGAATTAAAAAAAGCTGGATTAAGTCATCTAAGTGTAAGCATTGACGAGTTTCATTTAAAGTTTGTCCCTGTAGATAATATAAAGAGAATACTAAAAGTAGCACGTCAAATTGATCTGCCTGTTTTTCTAGGAAGTGTGGTGACTAAAACAAGCAAAAGATTATCTGCAATTTCAGAATTGTTAGGGGACGATTTATTAGGTTTCCCGATTGTAGAAGTTCCTTGTTTGCCAGTAGGTCGAGCAAAAGAGAAAATAAAGAGTGATAGCTTTTTGTATTCTTCACAATTACCAGCAAAAAAGTGTAGAAATATGGATACGATTGTAATATTACCGGATGGAAGTGTTTATCCTTGTTGTTCACAAGCTGGAATGACATCACCATTATTATTGGGTTCAATTTATAATTCTTTTTTAAAAGATATATTAAAAAACTGCCAAAGGAATTTGTTTTGTAATATTTTGTTAACAAAAGGGCCAATATGGTTTTATAATGTGCTTAAAAATGAATTTAACATTACGGAGTTGAGAGATAAGTATGTTGATATTTGCGATATTTGTAACTACATACTAGATAATAACAAATATGTAAAACTTTTAAAAGAACATTTATCAAAAAACAAATTATCTTCAGAGCTATAG
- the gltX gene encoding glutamate--tRNA ligase has product MVRVRFAPSPTGQLHIGGARTALFNYLFAKKHNGKFILRIEDTDLERSREEWAEGIMRSLRWLGIEWDEGPDIGGEFGPYFQSQRKDIYMEYINKLLEEGKAYYCFCSQEEIEKEREIAKQNKVSYKYSKKCRNISLEEAKRRIKNGEKAVVRIKAPQDGVTVVHDIIRGDVEFSNDQLDDFIILKSDGNPTYNFVCVVDDYFMKISHVIRAEEHLSNTPKQLIIYQALNLTPPQFAHVPMILAPDRSKLSKRHGATSVEEFFENGYLKEAIVNYLLLLGWSPGEDRTIIGLDEAIEKFELEKVSKNAAIYDINKLTWINGHYLKEIHIEDLYERMKYFYSKKGIEIERFDKEYVKSALKLVREKVKTLVEVVDASTYFFDDSYEYDQKGVEKYLTPENLNIVKSLSDELKNLEPFSAPEIESLVRKKAESLNVKAANIIHTIRVCISGRTVTPGLFEMMEVLGKKEVVKRIERTCEKFLNK; this is encoded by the coding sequence ATGGTAAGAGTCAGATTTGCACCAAGTCCGACCGGTCAGCTTCACATAGGTGGTGCAAGGACAGCACTTTTTAACTATCTATTTGCCAAAAAACACAATGGAAAGTTCATTTTGCGTATAGAAGACACTGACCTTGAGAGGTCAAGGGAAGAGTGGGCAGAAGGTATTATGAGAAGTTTGAGATGGCTTGGAATTGAATGGGATGAAGGACCTGACATTGGTGGAGAGTTTGGACCATATTTCCAATCTCAAAGGAAAGACATTTATATGGAGTACATCAATAAACTATTAGAAGAAGGTAAGGCTTACTACTGTTTTTGCTCCCAAGAAGAGATTGAAAAGGAAAGGGAAATTGCAAAGCAAAATAAGGTATCTTACAAATACAGCAAAAAATGCAGAAATATAAGTTTAGAGGAAGCAAAAAGAAGAATAAAAAATGGTGAAAAGGCAGTTGTCAGAATAAAGGCACCACAAGATGGTGTTACAGTAGTCCATGACATAATTCGAGGAGATGTTGAGTTTTCAAATGACCAGTTGGATGATTTTATAATATTAAAATCAGACGGCAATCCAACGTATAACTTTGTATGTGTGGTTGACGACTATTTTATGAAAATCTCACATGTAATAAGAGCTGAAGAACATCTTTCAAACACGCCAAAACAGCTTATTATTTATCAGGCTTTAAATCTAACCCCGCCCCAATTTGCTCATGTTCCAATGATTTTAGCGCCAGATAGAAGCAAATTGAGCAAACGCCATGGTGCAACCTCTGTGGAAGAGTTTTTTGAAAATGGTTATTTAAAAGAGGCTATTGTGAATTATCTTTTGTTGCTCGGCTGGTCACCTGGAGAAGATAGAACAATAATTGGACTTGATGAAGCTATTGAAAAATTTGAGCTTGAGAAAGTGTCCAAAAATGCTGCTATATATGATATAAATAAGCTCACATGGATAAATGGTCATTATCTGAAAGAGATTCATATTGAAGACTTGTATGAAAGAATGAAATATTTCTACTCTAAAAAAGGCATCGAAATTGAGAGGTTTGACAAAGAGTATGTAAAATCTGCTTTGAAACTTGTTCGTGAAAAGGTAAAGACTTTAGTCGAGGTTGTGGATGCAAGCACATACTTTTTTGATGATAGCTACGAATATGATCAAAAAGGAGTTGAAAAATACCTAACACCTGAAAATCTCAATATCGTTAAATCTCTTTCAGATGAGCTAAAAAACTTAGAACCTTTTTCAGCTCCTGAGATTGAAAGTCTTGTTCGCAAAAAAGCCGAAAGCTTAAATGTAAAGGCGGCAAACATTATTCATACAATCAGAGTTTGTATAAGTGGAAGAACAGTTACTCCCGGGCTTTTTGAGATGATGGAGGTACTTGGTAAGAAAGAGGTTGTAAAAAGAATAGAGAGAACTTGTGAAAAATTTTTGAATAAGTAG
- a CDS encoding ABC transporter ATP-binding protein, translating to MIEVNDLSFAYKSQKIISKVCFSIEKGDFFCLIGPNGTGKSTLIKILCGFLPYQEGSIKIKGTELKLLKENLLNLVGILPDNFSVPGDFTVYELFMFCAQALGYSTLEAKKKSEQLINTFDLNAHKNKLIKNLSSGLRRRVEIAQTLINDCEVVILDEPTNALDPKSSEDIKMLIKTLNLRGKTIVYVTHLLNEIEDLYTKVGILYNSQLKLFSKDELRSHNENEVFISFSTQEDLKIGIEFLTANNIDYEVKSFGIIKTKNKDYQCDIFKLLNELNKIVNKPVTFSLGKIDVATLYNSLLIWEKGGKSN from the coding sequence ATGATTGAAGTGAACGATCTATCATTTGCCTATAAGTCCCAAAAAATTATTAGTAAAGTATGTTTTTCTATTGAAAAAGGAGATTTCTTCTGTCTCATCGGACCAAATGGAACGGGAAAATCAACATTGATAAAAATTTTATGTGGTTTTTTGCCATATCAAGAAGGGAGTATAAAAATAAAGGGAACTGAATTAAAACTATTAAAGGAAAACCTTCTTAATCTCGTTGGCATTTTGCCGGACAATTTTTCTGTCCCTGGAGATTTCACTGTATATGAACTGTTTATGTTCTGTGCCCAAGCTTTAGGTTACTCAACACTTGAAGCAAAGAAAAAATCAGAGCAACTTATAAACACTTTCGATTTGAATGCCCATAAAAACAAATTGATAAAAAACCTTAGCAGTGGGCTAAGAAGAAGAGTTGAAATTGCCCAAACTTTGATAAATGACTGCGAAGTAGTTATACTAGACGAACCTACTAACGCGTTAGATCCTAAATCTTCTGAGGATATTAAAATGTTAATAAAGACGCTCAATTTAAGAGGCAAGACGATTGTATATGTTACCCATTTATTAAACGAAATAGAGGATCTATATACAAAAGTTGGAATATTATATAATTCTCAATTAAAACTCTTCTCAAAAGATGAGTTACGTTCACATAATGAAAACGAAGTATTTATTAGCTTTTCAACTCAAGAGGACTTGAAAATTGGAATTGAATTTTTAACGGCTAACAATATAGATTATGAAGTAAAAAGCTTTGGAATTATAAAAACAAAAAACAAGGATTATCAATGTGATATATTTAAGTTGTTAAATGAATTAAATAAAATTGTAAACAAACCTGTAACCTTTTCATTAGGAAAAATTGATGTTGCTACCCTTTACAACAGTTTATTAATATGGGAAAAGGGAGGTAAGTCCAATTAA
- a CDS encoding ABC transporter permease: MSKKLNRLFLIVKKENITFARSRKFIYLILALFALGILQIALIIAFNSGKSSLESFIYATYNTYVQFLPLALIPILSPSISGEKENKTWNFYKIHTFKNWEIILGKSIFYNISILISMGIVWILVAFISVIIFKDSRLHYSYILLVVLISLASISCIINFEIFISSLFSKTSIAGLSTVIGWISVTVINILVPRQLGKGYLTPFAKDSYQTHIVARLLSIPDYIFPFTHLQGQPIFREVTSALIYAFAISLFWVSLSLIFGRYSFSKIFKTNK, encoded by the coding sequence ATGAGCAAAAAGCTAAATAGACTTTTTTTGATAGTCAAAAAAGAAAACATCACATTTGCCAGAAGCAGAAAGTTTATTTATCTAATCCTTGCTTTATTTGCTCTAGGGATTCTTCAAATAGCTTTAATAATTGCATTTAACAGCGGTAAAAGTTCATTAGAAAGTTTTATATATGCCACTTACAATACATATGTTCAATTTCTTCCTTTAGCATTAATTCCGATATTAAGCCCAAGTATAAGTGGGGAAAAAGAAAACAAAACGTGGAATTTCTACAAAATTCATACTTTTAAAAATTGGGAAATAATACTTGGTAAATCAATTTTTTATAATATTTCCATTTTAATATCGATGGGTATAGTATGGATACTTGTTGCGTTTATTAGTGTGATAATTTTTAAAGATTCAAGGTTACATTATTCGTATATATTATTGGTAGTTTTAATTTCTTTAGCATCCATATCTTGTATAATTAACTTTGAGATATTTATATCTAGTTTATTTTCGAAGACATCAATAGCAGGACTTTCAACTGTGATTGGGTGGATATCAGTAACAGTAATAAATATATTAGTACCTCGACAACTTGGGAAAGGTTATTTAACACCATTTGCGAAAGATAGTTATCAAACACACATCGTTGCTAGATTACTTTCTATTCCTGATTATATTTTCCCTTTTACACATCTTCAAGGTCAACCAATTTTTCGTGAAGTTACAAGTGCTTTAATTTACGCTTTTGCAATTAGTTTGTTTTGGGTAAGTTTGTCCCTTATTTTTGGGAGATATTCTTTTAGTAAAATCTTCAAAACAAATAAATAA
- a CDS encoding zinc metalloprotease — MTDIQNENKKIELEIYYNGEYYLLKTQDKRYFYITSEDYVHLKVFLKDQNRISLNKEELNILESKTTKRIKMLIESLEKNDKKKKFLNSIILLEFKNADVFFSKIYPLVAILTRTKIFLFVTGILNLIELVIYSRYFRIVNLNNNFRNMWTLIWIILNIIIHEFAHALSVRHYGREILSAGMKLNFFVPIFFINTTDIIVCKKRERVWASFSAIVANFSLGSITSLATLFVQPLQIKILLISFSTISYVSALINLIPFWKLDGYHILCDVLGIPNLDNYFKKV; from the coding sequence ATGACAGATATCCAAAATGAAAATAAAAAAATTGAATTAGAAATATATTATAATGGCGAATATTACCTGTTAAAAACTCAGGATAAAAGATATTTTTATATAACAAGCGAGGATTATGTTCATCTGAAAGTGTTTTTGAAAGATCAGAATAGAATTTCTCTGAACAAAGAAGAGTTAAATATTCTCGAATCAAAAACAACAAAAAGAATAAAAATGTTAATAGAAAGTTTGGAAAAAAACGATAAAAAGAAAAAATTTCTAAATAGTATAATCTTGCTAGAATTCAAGAATGCTGATGTTTTCTTTAGTAAGATTTACCCTTTAGTAGCAATCCTTACAAGAACCAAAATTTTTCTTTTTGTTACAGGTATATTAAATTTGATTGAATTAGTAATATATAGCAGGTATTTCAGGATTGTTAATTTAAATAATAATTTCAGAAATATGTGGACTCTAATATGGATTATACTAAATATTATTATACACGAATTTGCTCATGCGTTAAGTGTAAGACATTATGGGCGAGAAATTCTGAGTGCAGGTATGAAACTTAATTTCTTTGTTCCAATCTTTTTTATAAACACAACAGACATTATTGTTTGTAAAAAAAGAGAGAGAGTTTGGGCTTCTTTTTCAGCTATTGTTGCTAATTTTTCACTTGGTTCTATAACATCTTTAGCAACCCTTTTTGTTCAACCTCTTCAAATTAAGATATTGTTAATAAGTTTTTCAACTATATCCTATGTAAGCGCTTTGATTAATTTGATACCTTTTTGGAAACTAGACGGCTATCATATTTTGTGTGATGTGTTAGGCATTCCAAATTTAGATAACTATTTTAAAAAAGTGTAA
- a CDS encoding DUF6345 domain-containing protein: protein MIKNKFFISLALIIILIFNFCVAFSANLKGIYLGVSTYSSPNGSCTYGDRAGAHYVYNLADSLWRNAWVTAYLIKLNSEANESYLKITSLTSQADLLVYSGHGLCLSKENAAHFFARNTGETWHNSSMEYNDEVNARTNEVRFGRSNLKWVIMYTCNWLTNNGDQEKLENIYKTFEGATLVMGFASTMYLDSREAIKFAQLLVADKLSFKDAFVQAARIYQSQRQDGQSSIVRIMGYKLAANDSLYSFYGCRPEKEWYRNYKQGYSIIADVKIPATGVVIR from the coding sequence TTGATTAAAAATAAATTTTTTATTTCTCTTGCTTTAATTATAATACTGATATTTAACTTTTGTGTAGCTTTTTCGGCAAATTTAAAAGGTATTTACCTTGGCGTTAGCACTTACAGTAGTCCAAATGGCTCATGCACATATGGCGATAGAGCAGGTGCTCATTATGTTTATAATTTAGCTGATAGTTTATGGAGAAATGCATGGGTAACTGCTTATCTTATAAAACTCAATAGTGAAGCGAATGAATCCTATTTGAAGATTACTTCACTTACGTCACAGGCTGATTTGTTAGTTTATTCTGGACATGGACTGTGTCTTTCTAAAGAGAATGCTGCTCACTTTTTTGCAAGAAATACAGGTGAAACTTGGCATAACAGTTCGATGGAATATAATGATGAGGTAAATGCAAGAACAAACGAAGTTCGATTTGGGCGCAGTAATCTAAAATGGGTTATAATGTATACATGTAACTGGCTTACCAACAACGGGGATCAAGAAAAATTAGAGAATATTTATAAAACATTTGAGGGCGCAACACTTGTTATGGGTTTTGCATCTACCATGTATTTAGACAGTCGTGAAGCAATTAAATTTGCGCAGCTTTTGGTAGCGGATAAATTAAGTTTTAAAGATGCATTTGTGCAAGCTGCAAGAATTTATCAGTCACAAAGGCAAGATGGTCAAAGCAGTATTGTTCGTATAATGGGATATAAATTAGCAGCGAATGATTCGCTTTATAGTTTTTATGGCTGTCGACCTGAAAAAGAATGGTATAGAAATTACAAGCAAGGATATAGTATAATAGCAGATGTAAAAATACCTGCAACTGGGGTAGTTATTAGGTAA